The following are encoded together in the Hevea brasiliensis isolate MT/VB/25A 57/8 unplaced genomic scaffold, ASM3005281v1 Scaf395, whole genome shotgun sequence genome:
- the LOC131177293 gene encoding uncharacterized protein LOC131177293 → MERPQSEHGGRRRRLTRSREIVQIQCSPRPMLPVPPMMRPTPNQAKLAAIAVELNIRLRSADMPGAMQERAFRCTRAVLDANLEKEPNPTHVAMCLKKEFDAVYGPAWHCVVGQSFGSFVTHSSGGFVYFSVDKLSFLLFKTEVRPVRSSLPPPPPPLLLKLNINA, encoded by the exons ATGGAGAGACCACAGTCAGAGCATGGAGGAAGGAGGAGGAGACTGACAAGAAGCAGAGAAATAGTGCAGATTCAGTGTTCCCCCAGGCCCATGTTACCGGTACCACCCATGATGAGGCCAACACCCAATCAGGCGAAGCTAGCTGCAATTGCCGTTGAATTAAACATACGGCTGAGATCGGCCGATATGCCAGGTGCCATGCAGGAGCGGGCGTTTCGGTGCACCAGAGCAGTCCTTGACGCAAATCTCGAGAAGGAGCCCAATCCTACTCATGTTGCCATGTGTCTCAAGAAG GAGTTTGATGCGGTGTATGGGCCGGCATGGCACTGCGTTGTGGGTCAGAGTTTTGGATCATTCGTTACTCACTCGAGTGGTGGATTTGTGTATTTCTCCGTGGACAAGCTCTCTTTTCTTCTCTTCAAGACAGAGGTCCGACCAGTTAGGAGTtctcttcctcctcctcctcctcctcttctgTTGAAGCTTAATATTAATGCTTAG
- the LOC110658326 gene encoding cell number regulator 6, translating to MAEASANSRYVKLTKEQTAVEDIKPGELNQPIEVPQLAVRKCNECGQPLPENFEPPADEPWTTGIFGCTEDTESCWAGLFCPCVLFGRNVESLRDDTPWTRPCICHAICVEGGMALAAATAIFHGVDPRTSFLICEGLLFAWWMCGIYTGLVRQSLQRKYHLKNSPCDPCLVHCCMHWCALCQEHREMKGRLSDNFVMPMAIVNPPPVQEMSSATENRDTEPSTEKGTSLEMQAL from the exons ATGGCAGAGGCAAGCGCGAACTCACGATATGTGAAGTTGACAAAAGAGCAAACGGCTGTAGAGGACATTAAGCCTGGCGAACTCAATCAGCCCATCGAAGTTCCTCAG TTGGCTGTTCGCAAGTGCAATGAATGTGGGCAGCCTTTGCCCGAAAACTTTGAGCCTCCTGCAGATGAACCTTGGACGACTGGGATTTTTGGCTGTACTGAAGATACTGAAAGTT GCTGGGCAGGACTATTTTGTCCTTGTGTTCTATTTGGAAGAAATGTTGAAAGCTTGAGAGATGATACCCCTTGGACTAGACCATGCATTTGTCATGCCATTTGTGTTGAAGGTGGAATGGCACTGGCAGCAGCAACAGCAATCTTCCATGGTGTTGACCCAAGGACATCATTTCTAATTTGCGAGGGTTTGCTTTTTGCTTGGTGGATGTGTGGCATATACACTGGTCTTGTTCGGCAATCACTACAGAGGAAATATCACCTGAAG AACTCACCGTGTGATCCATGCTTGGTGCACTGTTGCATGCACTGGTGTGCTTTGTGCCAGGAACACAGGGAGATGAAGGGCCGCCTTTCAGATAACTTTGTCATGCCAATGGCCATTGTCAATCCTCCCCCTGTTCAAGAGATGAGCTCTGCTACCGAGAACCGGGATACTGAACCCTCCACTGAAAAGGGCACCAGCCTAGAGATGCAGGCTTTGTGA